The nucleotide sequence TCTGAACCTTCACCGGCAACCGGTTGTCCCCGTAATGCTTAGTTCTCTGCTTCATATCAAGGTCATCACTATCCGAGATGCCTCGGGAGACATCCAGGTTCAAGATATTGCTCAAGTTGTCTAAGCCACCCAATTCAATCAATTTGCGCAAGCTCTTGGGATCGTGAAGCTCCAGTAACTGGGAGATCGAAAGTGAGTAGGTATCGGTCAACGGCGTTTGGCTGTTGATACTGGCCAAATCGTGATTTATAAGTTCTTTGGAATTTGCGGGCAAAGCCAAGGTGGAAGTTTGACCTGGGGCCAGAGGCTTTTCTGACATCGTGTCATCTTGATGGACTGAAGTAACGTCCTGATTAGACATGTTTAATTGTAAGGgtcaacacaaacaacttAAACCTTAACACCAGAACCAATATTATTTTCCAATAAGTTTTTTTAAGATAAAAGGCACAGTTTATATCAGTAACATTAATGGGGCTGGGCCAGGGGCCGCACTGGGGCGAACCATCGCGAAGCCTGCCCGCCACGTCGTGTCTCCTTTGGTGAGCGCGAAATAAAGCACAGCCTCAATCAGATTCAATTTACCTGATGCGGTAAGATACACTGGCAGATGCTTATTTTCTTGTCTCAAATGACTTTAAAGGTTGCATTGTGACTAGAATTGGCTATGCAATCATGTTGCTGACCAACGTGTGACCAGATGTTGCGGTCGGAACCTGATGGCAAAGATCTTTGGATGTTCTCAAGGATGACCCTGGCGAAGGTGTTTTGTCACTCACACGCGTGCTGGGAGTGCCAAGTATTTTTTCAGTATACGGCTCGCATTCAACTATCGGCTTTATGCTCGCGCGGAGGCGACATTCACTTCATAGCTACCATAGGGTCTGAGCCTCTTTATGGTCGGAGATCGTGCCGGATGGCTGTTCTAATGTCTGCGGCCGTTTGTTATCGTCGCCAAGCATTCGGTTCAAGTGTTAAACTCCAAGCGTTTGTGGTTCCAAGCGTTTGCGGTTCCAAGCGTTTGCAATTTCACAGCCTTTTTGGTACTTGCAACCATTGTCATGTATGCCGCGACACGACTCGTGCGCCCATTGGTGATAAGGCTACGGATACAAGACGGAAGGTGGATGTGTCACGTGAGGAATGTCCTCTTATGTCCGCTCAGCTGCAGTTCTCGTTTAGGAACGGCCTAATCCCGTTTAGATCCTTCCGCGATGGCCCCAGAAGATTTTCACAAAAGCCAATCCCGTGTAACGGTAAAGGTTTTACAATTCACACTAGCCTTTGCGAGCAATTGACCCTATGAAAGCATATTCCTCCTCTTAATGACAAGTCCACCGCGGTCCGAGCCATTCAATGTCCGATCCGCGATCCGAGTCTTCACCACCCGCACCTATAAATTCCCCTGATGTGACACTTTGCAATCACCACAGCAACTATGGGCaaagaacaaaatctcGCCAATCATATCTTATCGTTGCCTGAACCCCAGCTCTCCCAGGTTAGAGGCCACCCGGCCAAGGTCTTGCGGTTAATTGAGGACTACCCAGAATCATTCATGGACATTGGCCCCGTTAAAGGAAAGCGgatcattgaagaaatccaaaAAACCAAGCCTTCGGTCATGATTGAAATGGGAGGCTATTGTGGGTACTCGGCCATTCTCTTCGGGAACGAGCTCAAGAAGCTCAATGGCAAGTATTACAGTTTTGAACTCTCTGATGAGTATGCTGAAGTAGCATCCAAGTTGGTTGATTTGGCTGGATTGTCGGGAACGGTTGAAATTATCGTGGGCCCTGCCAACGCTACATTGCCAAGGTTCAAGGAGTGGC is from Yamadazyma tenuis chromosome 6, complete sequence and encodes:
- a CDS encoding S-adenosyl-L-methionine-dependent methyltransferase (EggNog:ENOG503NVX0; COG:Q), whose translation is MGKEQNLANHILSLPEPQLSQVRGHPAKVLRLIEDYPESFMDIGPVKGKRIIEEIQKTKPSVMIEMGGYCGYSAILFGNELKKLNGKYYSFELSDEYAEVASKLVDLAGLSGTVEIIVGPANATLPRFKEWLKEDIIDFVFIDHDKQAYTPDLRILESLDLIGVGTTIVADNIIRPGAPEYHSYVTSTPQQKNEYISVNQNPNGSQFVGRWNFVYETELIKMGQDGIDVTKVVKSLN